TCTCGTGAAGCGCGCGTACACTTCGCAGTTCTCGCTCTTCTCGTCCGGGTTGTCATGCGCCTCGCCTCCGAAGAGGCTCAGAAACAATACAGGCCACACCCACATCTGTCAACTCCCCTCGCCTTGCGGATCTGGAGATGTCCGGAGCACGAACCTCACCGTGCCCCCGGACATGATGGGGAACATGTCCTGGCGCGCCTTCAGCCCTATTTGCCTGCTGCTCCTGACCGCCTGCGGACGGGCGAACGCCTTGGACATCGGGTCGGTGTCGGCCGGCGGGATGACCTACACCGTGGCGACCGTGGACCTCGGCCGGGACCGGCTGGCCCTGCACTGGCTCAATCCGACGACCAGGCAGCCATACCGCACCTTCGGGCAGCTGCGGGACCGGCTGCGCAAGGAAGGCCGCACGCTGCTGTTCGCCACGAACAGTGGGATCTACGCTCCTGGCCCGAAACCGCTGGGGCTGCATGTCGAGCAGGGGCGTACGCTCGTTCCCCTGAACAATGCGCGTTCCGGCGGAAATTTCGCACTGCTGCCCAATGGCGTGTTCTGGATCGCGGGTGGACGGGCGGGCGTGACGGAAACGCAGGCGTACCGCCGCTCGAACGTGAGCCCCACCTTCGCGACGCAGTCCGGCCCGCTGCTCGTGCAGGGCGGCACGTTGCATCCCGAGTTCCGCAAGACCGGCACGTCCTTCAAGGTCCGCAGCGGGGTGGGCGTGTGCCGGGACGGGCGGGTGCGCTTTGCGATCAGCCGGGGACCGGTGAACTTCTACTCGTTCGCCGTGTTCTTCCGCGACACCCTGCGCTGCCCGGACGCGCTGTACCTCGACGGCAGCATCAGCGCGTACGCCACGGCCGATACCGACACGCAGCTTGCCCCGTTCGCGGGCATATGGAGCGTGAGCCGGTAAGGGAGGGAACGGACTCTCAGAACCCGCAGCCCCCACACGCTGAAGCACCCCTGCCGGGAACCTGACGGCAGGGGAGCTCCGAGTAGGGCAGTGAACGGTCGAGATTACTGGTTGACGGTCAGGCCGACGGCACTCAGCGGCGCGGCGTCCGGCTCGCCCAGTGGCCGCACCTCGTAACGGATGGCGCCCGCACCGGGACGGCTCTGGTAACTCCAGCCGCAGGTGCTGTCCAGCGGGATGTCCTTCACGCCGATGGTGCGCTCGCCGCGCTTGACGGTCACGCGGTAGCCCTGGCCCTGGCCCTGACCGCCGAAGCGGAAGGGTTCGCTGACCGCCTGCCCGTCGGTGATGCTTAGGCTGTACTCGTCGGTGCAGGCCGCGGCGCTGGCGTTCGCGTCGGCCGCGCCGATGGTCACGGCGACCGAGCCGAGGCTGGCGCCGCCCGGACCCCGGACGCTGTACGTGTGCTTGCCGGCGGCCGGGCTGGGCACGTCGAAGCTCCAGTTGCCGTCCTGGCCGATGCTCAGCTTGCCCAGGCTGGTGTCGTCCTCGAAGAGTTCGACCTCGTCGCCGGCCTTGCCCATGCCGCGCAGCGTGAATCCGCCGGCGGGCAGGGTCGCGTCCGCGGCGGGCTCACTGATCATGAAGCTGCCGTCCATGGCCCCGCCCGAGCCAGCCGTTCCCGCGCTGTCCGTTCCCGGGCTGTCCGTGGCCGCGCTTCCGGTGGTTGCCGGGTCGGTCGCGGTGGACGTGGTGCCCGTCGTGTCTGACGTGGCCGTATCTGCCGTGGCGGTGCCGGCCGAGTCCGTCCCAGCGGCCGTGCTGGACGTATCCGTTCCCGTCCCGGTGGCTGTACCGGTCGCGGCGGTGCCAGTTCCGGTGCTGGCGTCCACGGTGGCCGGGCGGCGGTTCAGCAGCCAGCAGCCGCCCAGCAGCAGCACGACCAGCAGCGGAATCAGCCACCACGGGAAT
This window of the Deinococcus metalli genome carries:
- a CDS encoding phosphodiester glycosidase family protein; the protein is MSWRAFSPICLLLLTACGRANALDIGSVSAGGMTYTVATVDLGRDRLALHWLNPTTRQPYRTFGQLRDRLRKEGRTLLFATNSGIYAPGPKPLGLHVEQGRTLVPLNNARSGGNFALLPNGVFWIAGGRAGVTETQAYRRSNVSPTFATQSGPLLVQGGTLHPEFRKTGTSFKVRSGVGVCRDGRVRFAISRGPVNFYSFAVFFRDTLRCPDALYLDGSISAYATADTDTQLAPFAGIWSVSR